A single window of Jiangella alkaliphila DNA harbors:
- a CDS encoding AfsR/SARP family transcriptional regulator, with product MPESEVFVRLLGGPVEVLQGTERVALARRPAAVLAALALRLNVPVSYGVIAELLWSPDELPASPRRAIQTYASRLREVIGRDAVVAHGDGLRLQLDPDRVDLYRFRRLVDTDTGSPREELDALSQALDLWTGAPLSGLGVDQLAEVERPALLDEILNVAERRNELRLRLGDLDEAFIASLRRLTAEHPWRERTWCHLMLALYRTGRQGEALSTFTDLVGVLRDGLGIDPGAEATQLHQRMLAADPDLLDPTPPATAGAGPVAEPPAQLPAGSPAFVGRRRELAELAALLDRPADRVRVAVVSGPAGVGKTTTVIEAAHRARARFPDGQLYTAGSNSGTAVPARDLLGTFLRDLGTTSADIPASLADRAALFRSLCARRRLLIVIDDAHSADQITDLLPGAGDCAVLVTSRRRIAVPANLTLDLDTITTAESHELLATLAGAARLAAEPDATAAIIHACAGSPLALHIIGGRLATRPAWPLAHLRDRLTGPGRLAELRLDGHSVQAVLDATTSTLDPTDATRFHTLGTLPADLVDIETAAALWETDPIEARDLLEHLSDIRLLEPAVPGCYSWHDLIGSYLRDRPGHRDAAAVRRALRQAIASAANANDRLRPGDRPHHPIVATIDADGVIFAEHSDVHAWLHPRIALLTGLARDALTSPDENQALEAAALAVNLDKLLYECCGAGHDTEELLRLITVAPLPPAADRYVGAAWHNLASGLSDQGRLAEADEAAAQAIVIWRRLGDRYGEAALLNNLSVLHGKLGDYAAALELMRQCMAAADALPDMLRSRCQVTFADLLARSGDAAAAQVALAAARALHVPEPGSIPEYHDLTAEIEVHLVAERPIEAVAAAERAVTAAREMHASQWIARSTLLLARARRLAGQHSLDTAAAGLQHLIGLHYGNVQWTCEALIELAHAHRARGDLHSADACVAEATRLADQAGLRGTPWADALFRQFVTTPQP from the coding sequence GTGCCCGAGTCGGAGGTTTTCGTCCGTCTGCTGGGCGGCCCGGTCGAGGTGCTCCAGGGCACGGAGCGCGTCGCGTTGGCCCGCCGCCCGGCCGCGGTGCTGGCCGCGCTCGCGTTGCGGTTGAACGTGCCGGTGTCCTACGGCGTGATCGCGGAGTTGTTGTGGTCGCCCGACGAGTTGCCGGCCAGCCCGCGCCGGGCGATCCAGACCTACGCCTCCCGGCTGCGGGAAGTGATCGGGCGCGACGCGGTCGTCGCCCATGGGGACGGGTTGCGGCTGCAGCTGGACCCGGACCGGGTCGACCTGTACCGGTTCCGCCGTCTCGTCGACACCGACACCGGATCGCCACGCGAGGAACTCGACGCGTTGAGCCAGGCTCTCGATTTGTGGACCGGGGCTCCGCTGTCCGGGCTGGGGGTGGACCAGCTCGCCGAGGTCGAACGGCCGGCGCTGCTCGACGAGATCCTCAACGTCGCCGAACGGCGCAACGAGCTGCGGCTGCGCCTGGGCGACCTCGACGAGGCGTTCATCGCGTCGCTGCGCCGCCTCACCGCGGAGCATCCGTGGCGCGAACGGACCTGGTGCCACCTGATGCTGGCGCTGTATCGCACCGGCCGCCAAGGCGAGGCACTCTCGACGTTCACCGACCTGGTCGGTGTGCTGCGCGACGGCCTGGGCATCGACCCCGGCGCCGAGGCCACCCAGCTGCACCAGCGGATGCTCGCCGCCGACCCGGACCTGCTCGACCCGACACCCCCGGCGACGGCGGGAGCCGGACCGGTGGCCGAGCCGCCCGCCCAGTTGCCGGCCGGCTCCCCCGCGTTCGTCGGCCGCCGCCGCGAACTGGCCGAGCTGGCGGCGCTGCTGGACCGCCCCGCCGACCGGGTCCGCGTCGCCGTCGTGTCCGGACCCGCCGGCGTCGGCAAGACCACCACCGTGATCGAGGCCGCCCACCGGGCCCGCGCCCGCTTCCCCGACGGGCAGCTCTACACCGCCGGCAGCAACAGCGGCACCGCCGTGCCGGCCCGCGACCTGCTCGGCACCTTCCTGCGCGACCTCGGCACCACGAGCGCGGACATCCCCGCCTCACTGGCCGACCGCGCCGCCCTGTTCCGCTCCCTCTGCGCCAGACGGCGGCTGCTGATCGTCATCGACGACGCCCACTCCGCCGACCAGATCACCGACCTGCTGCCCGGCGCCGGCGACTGCGCCGTGCTGGTCACCAGCCGCCGCCGCATCGCCGTCCCGGCCAACCTCACCCTCGACCTCGACACCATCACCACCGCCGAATCACACGAACTACTCGCCACCCTGGCCGGCGCCGCCCGACTGGCCGCCGAACCCGACGCCACCGCCGCCATCATCCACGCCTGCGCCGGCTCCCCGCTGGCGCTGCACATCATCGGCGGCCGCCTCGCCACCCGCCCGGCCTGGCCGCTCGCGCACCTGCGCGACCGGCTCACCGGACCCGGCCGGCTGGCCGAACTACGCCTGGACGGCCACTCCGTCCAAGCCGTCCTCGACGCCACCACCAGCACCCTCGACCCCACCGACGCCACCCGCTTCCACACCCTCGGCACCCTCCCGGCCGACCTCGTCGACATCGAAACCGCCGCCGCCCTCTGGGAAACCGACCCCATCGAGGCCCGCGACCTGCTCGAACACCTCAGCGACATCCGCCTACTCGAACCAGCCGTACCCGGGTGCTACAGCTGGCACGACCTCATCGGCAGCTACCTCCGCGACCGCCCGGGGCACCGCGACGCCGCAGCTGTCCGGCGGGCACTGCGCCAAGCGATCGCGTCCGCAGCCAACGCGAACGACCGGCTCCGCCCCGGCGACCGCCCACACCACCCGATCGTCGCCACCATCGACGCCGACGGGGTCATCTTCGCCGAACACAGTGACGTCCACGCCTGGCTGCACCCCCGCATAGCGCTGCTCACCGGCCTGGCCCGCGACGCCCTGACCTCCCCGGACGAGAACCAGGCGCTCGAGGCCGCCGCACTGGCCGTCAACCTCGACAAGTTGCTCTACGAGTGCTGCGGTGCCGGACACGATACCGAGGAGCTGCTCCGCCTCATCACCGTCGCGCCGCTGCCGCCGGCCGCTGACCGTTACGTCGGCGCCGCCTGGCACAACCTCGCCTCGGGGCTGTCCGACCAGGGCCGGCTGGCGGAGGCCGACGAGGCGGCCGCGCAGGCGATCGTGATCTGGCGGCGCCTCGGCGACCGGTACGGCGAGGCAGCTCTGCTGAACAACCTCTCCGTCCTGCACGGCAAGCTGGGCGACTACGCCGCCGCCCTCGAGCTCATGCGCCAGTGCATGGCGGCTGCCGACGCACTGCCGGACATGCTCCGCAGCCGCTGCCAGGTCACGTTCGCCGATCTGCTCGCGCGCAGCGGTGATGCCGCCGCGGCCCAGGTGGCGCTGGCGGCGGCGCGCGCACTGCACGTGCCGGAGCCGGGCTCGATCCCGGAGTACCACGATCTGACCGCCGAGATCGAGGTCCACCTCGTGGCGGAGCGGCCGATCGAGGCGGTCGCCGCCGCCGAACGCGCCGTCACGGCGGCCCGGGAGATGCACGCCAGCCAATGGATCGCCCGGTCGACCTTATTGCTCGCCCGAGCCCGCCGGCTGGCCGGGCAGCACAGCCTGGACACCGCCGCCGCAGGACTGCAGCACCTCATCGGACTTCACTACGGGAACGTCCAGTGGACCTGCGAGGCGCTGATCGAGCTCGCCCACGCGCACCGCGCCCGCGGCGACCTCCACAGCGCCGACGCCTGCGTCGCGGAGGCGACCCGCCTCGCCGACCAGGCCGGACTCCGCGGCACCCCCTGGGCCGACGCGCTGTTCAGGCAGTTCGTCACCACGCCGCAGCCGTGA
- a CDS encoding TetR/AcrR family transcriptional regulator C-terminal domain-containing protein produces MRWTQDDVVAAAFTTLEADGLEKLSLRGVARTLGAHLNSVSWYVKTKQSLIDTMADAIVGAVRTDDLPADPVERVRTLAGRYRASMLAHRDGGRLVAGTHTGTGKTLHVADTIVGSLLEAGYAEADAARLCWAVVYFTIGLTQEEQTPSDPPESKLERLLDGSYPALARVGPELMVADSFDARFEYGIARLLRL; encoded by the coding sequence ATGCGCTGGACTCAGGACGACGTCGTTGCCGCCGCGTTCACGACGCTCGAGGCCGACGGGCTGGAGAAGCTGTCGCTGCGCGGGGTCGCTCGCACACTCGGCGCCCACCTCAACTCGGTCAGCTGGTACGTCAAGACCAAGCAGTCGCTGATCGACACCATGGCCGACGCCATCGTCGGCGCCGTCCGCACCGACGACCTACCGGCCGACCCCGTCGAGCGGGTGCGCACCCTCGCCGGCCGGTACCGCGCGTCGATGCTGGCGCACCGCGACGGCGGCCGGCTGGTGGCCGGCACCCACACCGGCACCGGCAAGACCCTGCACGTCGCCGACACCATCGTCGGTTCGCTGCTGGAGGCCGGCTACGCCGAGGCCGACGCCGCCCGGCTGTGCTGGGCGGTCGTCTACTTCACCATCGGGCTCACCCAGGAGGAGCAGACGCCGTCCGACCCGCCCGAGAGCAAGCTCGAGCGGCTGCTGGACGGCAGCTACCCGGCGCTGGCGCGGGTCGGCCCGGAGCTCATGGTCGCCGACTCCTTCGACGCCCGGTTCGAGTACGGCATCGCCCGGTTGCTACGGCTCTAG
- a CDS encoding SDR family NAD(P)-dependent oxidoreductase produces the protein MSSKTWLITGASKGFGREWTEAALERGDRVAALSRSAGAFDDLAAKYGDAVLPLQADVTDRAAVATAVQRAVSHFGGLDVVVNNAGYGLFGTVEEVTEQQARDQLDVNLLGPLWVTQAALPHLRARGSGHLIQVSSIAGVYSLPGLGLYHASKFGLEGFTASLAAEVKAFGVKVTLVEPAGYATDWAGPSAVHAERSAVYDDVRAAMARPAGKRGDPGATRTAILRVVDAEEPPLRIFFGPAPLPLIKQEYAARIEEWERWDDVSRAAF, from the coding sequence ATGTCCAGCAAGACCTGGCTCATCACCGGAGCGTCCAAGGGCTTCGGCCGCGAGTGGACCGAGGCCGCGCTCGAGCGCGGCGACCGGGTGGCGGCACTGAGCCGCTCCGCCGGTGCGTTCGACGACCTGGCCGCGAAGTACGGCGACGCCGTGCTGCCGCTCCAGGCCGACGTCACCGATCGGGCCGCCGTCGCCACGGCCGTACAGCGGGCCGTGTCGCACTTCGGCGGGCTCGACGTCGTGGTCAACAACGCCGGGTACGGCCTGTTCGGCACGGTCGAGGAGGTGACCGAGCAGCAGGCCCGCGACCAGCTCGACGTCAACCTGCTGGGGCCGCTGTGGGTCACCCAGGCCGCGCTGCCGCACCTGCGCGCCCGGGGGAGCGGCCACCTGATCCAGGTGTCGTCGATCGCCGGCGTGTACTCGCTGCCCGGCCTGGGGCTTTACCACGCCTCCAAGTTCGGGCTGGAGGGCTTCACCGCCAGCCTCGCCGCCGAGGTGAAGGCGTTCGGCGTCAAGGTCACGCTGGTCGAGCCGGCCGGCTACGCCACCGACTGGGCCGGCCCGTCGGCGGTGCACGCCGAGCGGTCCGCCGTCTACGACGACGTCCGGGCCGCGATGGCCCGGCCGGCCGGGAAGCGCGGCGACCCGGGCGCCACCCGTACGGCCATCCTGCGGGTCGTCGACGCCGAGGAGCCGCCGCTGCGGATCTTCTTCGGGCCGGCGCCGCTGCCGCTGATCAAGCAGGAGTACGCGGCCCGGATCGAGGAATGGGAGCGCTGGGACGACGTGTCGCGAGCGGCGTTCTGA
- a CDS encoding alpha/beta fold hydrolase, with protein sequence MSPTIVLVHGGFVDGSGWRAVYDELRADGFDVRVVQNPTKSLADDAATTRDVLDSIDGPVVLVGHSYGGAVITEAGTHDAVAALVYITAFVPDQGESVNSLLATFPADGPQPPIMPPVNGYLFLDRAEFHAAFAGDLSAEDAAFLADSQVPWGVDALGGAVTEAAWRLKPSWYLHVSEDRMIPPAAQASMAERTGATIVETPGSHAVYVSRPTVVADLIRAAAAKAG encoded by the coding sequence ATGAGTCCCACCATCGTCCTCGTCCACGGCGGGTTCGTCGACGGGTCCGGCTGGCGCGCCGTCTACGACGAGCTGCGCGCCGACGGCTTCGACGTCCGCGTCGTGCAGAACCCCACGAAGTCCCTCGCCGACGACGCCGCGACCACGCGCGACGTGCTCGACAGCATCGACGGTCCGGTCGTGCTCGTCGGCCACTCCTACGGCGGCGCGGTCATCACCGAGGCCGGCACGCACGACGCGGTGGCCGCACTGGTGTACATCACGGCGTTCGTGCCCGACCAGGGGGAGTCGGTGAACTCGCTGCTCGCGACCTTCCCGGCCGACGGCCCGCAGCCGCCGATCATGCCGCCGGTCAACGGCTACCTGTTCCTCGACCGGGCCGAGTTCCACGCCGCGTTCGCCGGTGACCTCTCCGCCGAGGACGCGGCCTTCCTGGCCGACTCGCAGGTGCCGTGGGGCGTCGACGCACTGGGCGGCGCCGTCACCGAGGCGGCCTGGCGGCTGAAGCCGAGCTGGTACCTGCACGTCAGCGAGGACCGGATGATCCCGCCGGCCGCCCAGGCGTCGATGGCCGAGCGCACCGGCGCGACCATCGTCGAGACGCCGGGCAGCCACGCCGTCTACGTCTCGCGGCCGACGGTCGTGGCCGACCTCATCCGCGCCGCGGCGGCGAAGGCCGGCTGA
- a CDS encoding LuxR family transcriptional regulator, whose amino-acid sequence MLFGREAELGLMAAFARGAPEFGPVLLFSGEPGAGKTALLDAGAEQAERAGRRVLRATALEYEADLTYGALNLVLHPLLDQLPALDEAHRHAVAVICGLEPGPPPAQLLAGAAALALLTRVAADRPLMLVVDDAPWLDLASAMALAYVARRLRDAAVRLLVAARSELENVFVRSGFDAHVLPPLSERSADALLADRFPALPANVRRRIRAEALGNPLALLDLPAALDADPRPLTDTLPLTERLTALYARRLRDLPGGTRELLLFVVLAGAENSMTLEQCTRMPTGQDDLAPAERAGIVRLNPRSGRLEFRHPLLRSAVVELSASEERRHAHALLAEAFRLDPQRRAWHLGQSASGPDEDVARLLEAVSGDLLHAGNSTRATAAMLRAAELSPARADRARRVARAAYLGSHVTGQLQAGPRLLVDAQPEPDGAPSLAAVTAAAYQLLNGEGDASSAQRLLVAALDALPGPLDAADDPTVEALHTLVAVGFYAGRAEFWADTHRQFARVLPELPELLALLDVAFGDPARGDVSVVGRLDAALDGLRFSSDPVRITRVATAAAHLDRVGRAREPLWRVIDDGRRGGAVAKEIESLFLIGLDAWVRGRWDELEQVVDDGLRLCDELGYALTAAPGRYLRAMADAARGREAVADEAAEQLLLWAAPRRLYTLAAYASHVRCLLQLPHGRFESAYRHAASVSPAGTLQPFLPHAVWLVFDLVEAATRSGRTAVAAAHVRAAEEAGLGLLSDRLGLLVGAAGALTDPADWRDRFDLVLAASGAERWPFDRARVQLVYGEQLRRAHAPADARAQLAAAVDAFRDLRAAPWAGRAVRELRAAGGIDPGGDELTPQEATVARLAATGLTNKEIAAQLYLSPRTVSTHLSRVFPKLGIGSRGALRDALERRRH is encoded by the coding sequence ATGCTGTTCGGGCGCGAGGCGGAGCTGGGCCTGATGGCCGCCTTCGCCCGCGGCGCACCGGAGTTCGGGCCGGTGCTGCTGTTCAGCGGCGAGCCCGGGGCCGGCAAGACCGCCCTGCTCGACGCCGGCGCCGAGCAGGCCGAGCGGGCCGGACGGCGCGTGCTGCGGGCCACCGCGCTGGAGTACGAGGCCGACCTCACCTACGGCGCGCTCAACCTGGTGCTGCACCCCCTGCTCGACCAGCTGCCGGCGCTGGACGAGGCGCACCGCCACGCCGTCGCCGTCATCTGCGGGCTCGAGCCGGGGCCGCCGCCGGCCCAGCTGCTGGCCGGCGCCGCGGCCCTGGCGCTGCTGACGCGGGTCGCGGCCGACCGGCCGCTCATGCTGGTCGTCGACGACGCGCCATGGCTGGACCTCGCCAGCGCGATGGCGCTCGCGTACGTCGCCCGCCGGCTCCGCGACGCCGCCGTCCGGCTGCTGGTCGCGGCGCGGTCGGAGCTGGAGAACGTGTTCGTCCGCAGCGGGTTCGACGCGCACGTCCTGCCGCCGCTGTCGGAGCGGAGCGCCGACGCCCTGCTGGCCGACCGGTTCCCGGCCCTCCCGGCGAACGTGCGGCGGCGCATCCGCGCCGAGGCGCTGGGCAACCCGCTCGCGCTGCTCGACCTCCCGGCGGCGCTGGACGCCGACCCGCGGCCGCTCACCGACACGCTGCCGCTGACCGAGCGGCTGACCGCCCTCTACGCCCGGCGGCTGCGCGACCTGCCCGGCGGCACCCGGGAGCTGCTGCTGTTCGTGGTGCTCGCCGGCGCGGAGAACAGCATGACGCTGGAGCAGTGCACCCGGATGCCCACCGGCCAGGACGACCTCGCCCCGGCCGAACGGGCCGGCATCGTCCGGCTCAACCCGCGGTCGGGCCGGCTGGAGTTCCGCCACCCGCTGCTCCGGTCGGCCGTGGTCGAGCTGTCGGCCAGCGAGGAGCGGCGGCACGCCCACGCCCTGCTCGCGGAGGCGTTCCGGCTGGACCCGCAGCGGCGCGCGTGGCACCTCGGGCAGTCCGCTTCGGGGCCGGACGAGGACGTCGCCCGGCTGCTCGAGGCCGTCTCCGGCGACCTGCTGCACGCCGGGAACAGCACGCGCGCCACCGCTGCGATGCTCCGCGCGGCGGAGCTGAGCCCGGCCCGCGCCGACCGCGCCCGTCGGGTGGCCCGCGCCGCCTATCTCGGGTCGCACGTGACCGGCCAGCTACAGGCCGGCCCGCGGCTGCTGGTCGACGCCCAGCCCGAGCCGGACGGCGCGCCGTCACTGGCCGCGGTGACGGCGGCGGCCTACCAGCTGCTCAACGGCGAGGGCGACGCGTCGAGCGCACAGCGGCTGCTGGTCGCGGCGCTCGACGCACTGCCCGGCCCGCTCGACGCCGCCGACGACCCGACCGTCGAGGCACTGCACACCCTGGTGGCCGTCGGGTTCTACGCCGGCCGGGCCGAGTTCTGGGCCGACACCCACCGGCAGTTCGCCCGCGTCCTCCCGGAGCTGCCGGAGCTCCTCGCGCTGCTCGACGTCGCCTTCGGTGACCCCGCGCGCGGCGACGTCTCCGTCGTCGGCCGCCTCGACGCCGCCCTCGACGGGCTCCGGTTCAGCTCGGACCCGGTGCGGATCACCCGGGTCGCCACCGCGGCCGCCCACCTCGACCGGGTGGGCCGCGCCCGCGAGCCGCTGTGGCGGGTCATCGACGACGGCCGCCGCGGCGGCGCGGTCGCGAAGGAGATCGAGTCGCTGTTCCTGATCGGGCTCGACGCCTGGGTCCGAGGCCGGTGGGACGAGCTCGAGCAGGTCGTGGACGACGGCCTGCGGCTCTGCGACGAGCTCGGGTACGCGCTGACGGCGGCGCCCGGGCGGTATCTGCGCGCGATGGCCGACGCCGCCCGGGGCCGCGAGGCGGTCGCCGACGAAGCGGCCGAGCAGCTGCTGCTGTGGGCGGCGCCGCGCCGGCTCTACACGCTGGCCGCGTACGCCTCGCACGTGCGCTGCCTGCTGCAGCTCCCGCACGGCCGGTTCGAGTCGGCGTACCGGCACGCGGCCTCGGTCAGCCCGGCCGGCACCCTGCAGCCGTTCCTGCCGCACGCCGTCTGGCTGGTGTTCGACCTGGTCGAGGCCGCGACGCGGTCGGGCCGGACGGCGGTGGCCGCCGCGCACGTCCGCGCCGCCGAGGAGGCCGGGCTGGGCCTGCTCTCGGATCGCCTCGGCCTGCTGGTCGGCGCCGCCGGTGCGCTCACCGACCCCGCGGACTGGCGCGACCGCTTCGACCTCGTGCTGGCCGCGTCCGGCGCTGAGCGCTGGCCGTTCGACCGCGCCCGGGTCCAGCTCGTGTACGGCGAGCAGCTGCGCCGCGCGCACGCGCCGGCCGATGCCCGGGCCCAGCTGGCCGCCGCCGTCGACGCCTTCCGCGACCTGCGCGCCGCGCCGTGGGCCGGCCGGGCGGTGCGCGAGCTGCGCGCCGCGGGCGGCATCGACCCGGGCGGAGACGAGCTGACGCCGCAGGAGGCCACCGTCGCGCGGCTCGCGGCGACCGGGCTCACGAACAAGGAGATCGCGGCCCAGCTCTACCTCTCGCCGCGGACCGTGTCGACGCACCTGTCGCGGGTGTTCCCGAAGCTCGGCATCGGCTCGCGTGGCGCGCTGCGCGACGCCCTGGAACGCCGGCGCCACTGA
- a CDS encoding MFS transporter yields the protein MVMTPVQMHHEGGSHTAIGAAISVHFLGMYAFAPLSGLLADRVGVRPALVAGGTILLISSAVAAGFAGSAAYTHGLGLFLLGLGWSVCTVAASAHIAASSAGDTRIQGAADTAMTLVSAGAALAAGPIMLVWGFVGLLVLATVLSAGVLVASTRVGPLRRPAGWACGR from the coding sequence ATGGTGATGACGCCGGTGCAGATGCACCACGAGGGCGGGTCGCACACGGCGATCGGCGCGGCCATCTCGGTGCACTTCCTCGGCATGTACGCGTTCGCGCCGCTGTCCGGGCTGCTGGCCGACCGCGTCGGGGTGCGCCCCGCGCTGGTCGCCGGTGGCACCATCCTGCTGATCTCGTCGGCGGTCGCGGCCGGCTTCGCCGGATCGGCGGCCTACACGCACGGGCTGGGGCTGTTCCTGCTGGGCCTGGGCTGGTCGGTCTGCACGGTGGCGGCGTCGGCGCACATCGCGGCCAGCTCGGCGGGCGACACGCGCATCCAGGGCGCCGCCGACACCGCGATGACGCTGGTCTCGGCCGGCGCGGCGCTCGCCGCCGGGCCGATCATGCTGGTCTGGGGCTTCGTCGGACTGCTCGTCCTGGCCACCGTCCTCTCCGCCGGCGTCCTCGTCGCCTCCACCCGGGTCGGTCCGCTCAGAAGGCCCGCGGGGTGGGCTTGCGGACGATGA
- a CDS encoding class I SAM-dependent methyltransferase, giving the protein MDFIDTHLPPAPARILDAGCGDGALADRLRERGYDVTAIDIDPERARPGVRTADICDFRDDPYDAVVFALSLHHVDDLGRALDSAAALLREGGRLLIDEFAHERAGTAIADLFYDQPGSLSRWRDEHRDLHTGAAMVDAVAGRFTIASLASVPYLYRYLEDETLRDTESVLGLQLVGLQPADVPAGWRP; this is encoded by the coding sequence ATGGACTTCATCGACACCCACCTGCCACCCGCACCGGCCCGGATCCTCGACGCCGGCTGCGGCGACGGCGCCCTGGCCGACCGCCTGCGCGAGCGCGGCTACGACGTCACCGCCATCGACATCGACCCGGAGCGGGCCCGGCCCGGCGTCCGCACCGCCGACATCTGCGACTTCCGCGACGACCCGTACGACGCGGTGGTCTTCGCGCTGTCGCTGCATCACGTCGACGACCTCGGCCGGGCGCTGGACTCGGCCGCCGCGCTGCTGCGCGAGGGCGGCCGGCTGCTCATCGACGAGTTCGCGCACGAGCGGGCCGGCACCGCCATCGCCGACCTCTTCTACGACCAGCCCGGCTCGCTGTCGCGCTGGCGCGACGAGCACCGCGACCTGCACACCGGCGCGGCCATGGTCGACGCCGTCGCCGGCCGGTTCACCATCGCGTCGCTGGCGAGCGTCCCGTACCTGTACCGCTACCTCGAGGACGAGACGCTGCGCGACACCGAGTCGGTGCTCGGCCTGCAGCTCGTCGGCCTGCAGCCGGCCGACGTCCCGGCGGGGTGGCGGCCGTGA
- a CDS encoding LysR family transcriptional regulator produces MLDTWSLRVLAEVAERGSFSAAAEALTMTQPAVSRQIASLERRAGVRLFRRLPRGVVPTAAGVLAIDEARAILGRLAGLEARLGAFAQLRSGHVRLSAFPSANTEFVPAAIRRFSELYPGVEVGLVQAGPGELRTGAVDVALLTSWDEAGDDVDLVPLLDEDHRIALPSTHRLAGRTTVPLRELRGETWIEGSHPDCLGPLDVLEKTLGGPPRIGFTCDDWTGKQALVAAGMGVTIMSTLAASAVRPDVALRPTSPTLPRRRVLAAVLPPAVRTPAATAMLTVLTSLAAGYR; encoded by the coding sequence ATGCTCGACACGTGGTCGCTGCGGGTGCTGGCCGAGGTCGCCGAGCGGGGCTCGTTCTCCGCCGCGGCCGAGGCGCTGACGATGACGCAGCCGGCCGTCTCGCGGCAGATCGCCTCGCTCGAGCGCCGGGCCGGGGTCCGGCTGTTCCGCCGGCTGCCGCGTGGTGTCGTCCCGACCGCGGCCGGGGTCCTGGCCATCGACGAGGCGCGCGCGATCCTCGGCCGGCTGGCCGGGCTGGAGGCGCGACTCGGCGCGTTCGCGCAGCTGCGCAGCGGGCACGTCCGGCTGTCCGCCTTCCCCAGCGCCAACACCGAGTTCGTGCCCGCGGCGATCCGCCGGTTCAGCGAGCTCTACCCCGGCGTCGAGGTGGGCCTGGTCCAGGCCGGGCCGGGCGAGCTGCGCACCGGCGCCGTCGACGTCGCGCTGCTCACGTCCTGGGACGAGGCCGGCGACGACGTCGACCTCGTGCCGCTGCTCGACGAGGACCACCGCATCGCGTTGCCGTCCACGCACCGTCTGGCCGGCCGCACGACCGTCCCGCTGCGCGAGCTGCGTGGCGAGACCTGGATCGAGGGCAGCCACCCCGACTGCCTCGGCCCGCTCGACGTCCTCGAGAAGACGCTGGGCGGCCCGCCCCGCATCGGCTTCACCTGCGACGACTGGACGGGCAAGCAGGCGCTGGTCGCGGCCGGCATGGGCGTCACGATCATGTCGACGCTGGCCGCCTCGGCGGTCCGCCCGGACGTCGCCCTGCGCCCGACGTCGCCCACCCTGCCGCGGCGGCGCGTCCTCGCCGCCGTCCTGCCGCCGGCCGTGCGCACGCCCGCGGCGACCGCGATGCTGACGGTGCTGACGTCACTCGCCGCCGGCTACCGCTGA
- a CDS encoding winged helix-turn-helix transcriptional regulator translates to MTETPQVTGRHRELLDQVLDKWSLHVLDRLCEGPLRFNGLRRAIPVVTQKSLTAALRRLERNGMVERVVVSTRPVAVEYRITPLGKTLQDLIDALLLWTADNLPDVERARARFDDASAVAGGE, encoded by the coding sequence ATGACGGAAACCCCGCAGGTCACCGGGCGGCACCGCGAGCTGCTCGACCAGGTCCTCGACAAGTGGTCGCTACACGTGCTGGACCGGTTGTGCGAGGGGCCGCTGCGCTTCAACGGGCTGCGCCGCGCGATCCCCGTCGTCACGCAGAAGTCGCTCACGGCCGCGCTGCGCCGGCTCGAGCGCAACGGCATGGTCGAGCGGGTCGTCGTCAGCACCCGGCCGGTCGCCGTCGAGTACCGCATCACGCCGCTCGGCAAGACCCTCCAGGACCTCATCGACGCGCTGCTGCTCTGGACCGCCGACAACCTCCCCGACGTCGAGCGCGCCCGCGCCCGCTTCGACGACGCGTCAGCGGTAGCCGGCGGCGAGTGA
- a CDS encoding RidA family protein, translated as MTVQVLTPDGMFQPVPYHHVSVGTGSRQVHVAGQIARDGDGSPVATGDFAGQLAQALRNTARGLAGAGATFADVVRLRFFIVGWNAETYDAFTAGIEKVADEIGLPRPLPPLSAIGVDYLFEPDVLVEVEAYAVID; from the coding sequence ATGACCGTACAGGTGCTCACCCCGGACGGCATGTTCCAGCCGGTCCCGTACCACCACGTGTCCGTCGGCACCGGCAGCCGCCAGGTGCACGTCGCCGGCCAGATCGCCCGCGACGGCGACGGCAGCCCCGTCGCGACCGGCGACTTCGCCGGGCAGCTCGCGCAGGCGCTGCGCAACACCGCCCGCGGCCTGGCCGGCGCCGGCGCGACCTTCGCCGACGTCGTCCGGCTGCGGTTCTTCATCGTCGGCTGGAACGCGGAGACGTACGACGCGTTCACGGCCGGCATCGAGAAGGTCGCCGACGAGATCGGGCTGCCGCGGCCGCTGCCGCCACTGTCCGCCATCGGCGTCGACTACCTGTTCGAGCCGGACGTGCTCGTCGAGGTCGAGGCGTACGCGGTCATCGACTGA